In a single window of the Pseudomonadota bacterium genome:
- a CDS encoding nucleotidyltransferase domain-containing protein: MAPRSVRGVIERYKAALAAAEFPAFEVVLYGSYARREARPDSDIDLCLISEAFARGRQRHRRRAVQIAYEIDPRIQVVLVDPRTLATNTLSPLWSAIRRESIAA, translated from the coding sequence ATGGCTCCAAGATCTGTTCGAGGCGTGATCGAGCGCTACAAGGCCGCGCTCGCCGCCGCGGAATTCCCGGCCTTCGAGGTCGTGCTGTACGGATCGTACGCCCGGCGCGAGGCGCGCCCTGACAGCGACATCGACCTGTGCCTGATCTCCGAGGCATTCGCCCGGGGCCGTCAGAGACACCGTCGAAGGGCGGTCCAGATCGCCTACGAAATCGATCCGCGCATCCAGGTCGTGCTCGTGGATCCCCGAACCCTCGCAACCAACACGCTCTCCCCGCTCTGGAGCGCCATCCGCCGGGAGTCGATCGCAGCGTGA
- a CDS encoding HEPN domain-containing protein — MTSRDIAKVVRYWREAAEHDLDTARSLFRTGRYDYCLFLCHLSLEKLLKALATRKLKEHAPFTHNLLYLAGQAGIALSKTQIAQLDDINRFNVEARYPEDLRAFYKKVNRAYAKRYLDVTKGMWRWLQDLFEA, encoded by the coding sequence ATGACCTCCCGCGATATCGCCAAGGTGGTCCGATACTGGCGCGAGGCCGCCGAACACGACCTCGACACGGCGCGTTCCCTGTTCCGCACCGGCCGGTACGACTACTGTCTGTTCCTGTGCCACCTCTCGCTGGAGAAGCTGCTGAAGGCGTTGGCGACGAGGAAGCTGAAGGAGCACGCGCCGTTCACGCACAACCTGCTCTACTTGGCGGGGCAGGCCGGGATCGCGCTTTCGAAGACGCAGATCGCGCAACTCGATGACATCAACCGGTTCAACGTGGAGGCGCGGTATCCGGAAGATCTGCGGGCGTTCTACAAGAAGGTGAACCGCGCCTACGCAAAACGGTACCTGGACGTCACGAAGGGGATGTGGAGATGGCTCCAAGATCTGTTCGAGGCGTGA